The Nocardia vinacea genome contains the following window.
CCGCTGATCGCAGCACCGACCGCACCCCCGCGCAGACGTCGCTGTATTGAACGCAAAACAACCCCCGGCGGCCCCGCCGCCAGCACAACCCCGCGCACCACCGACTGCTCCACCGATATACCGACTGTGGCCATACCGAACACCCCTACTCGGAGACAACTCTCCTCTGTCATTCGCGACCGACACGTCAACCGATTTGAATCGGATCAGAAGATGAACTGGCTGCCGTAGGCGGTGGTCTGCGCAATTCCCACCGGAGTACCCACCGAGGCGGTGATGAAGGGGACGGCCGATACCGGTGAGGCACACTGGCCGACGTTCAACGCGGCGTTGTTGAAAATGAAGTGGTACGGGAACACGGTCTTTTCGTCCAGGTTGGCCGTCACTGTCGTGACGGTGGTGATCTGGCCCGGTGCCAAAGTGGCTTCCAGGAGCTCTGTCAGGCCCAGGGTCCCGCCGACAGTCGGTCCGAGGCTCGCGCTGGGCGGGCTGGCCGAGGCACTCGGGGATGTGGTTTCGATACTCGGCGAGGTGGTGGCGGCGCTTTCGGAAGTGGTGGCAGCGCTTTCGGAAGTGGTAGCAGCACTTTGGGAAGTGGTAGCAGCACTTTGCGAAGTGGTAGCAGCACTTTGCGAAGTGGTAGCAGCACTTTGCGAAGTGGTAGCAGCACTTTGCGAAGTGGTAGCAGCACTTTGCGAAGTGGTAGCAGCACTTTGCGAAGTGGTGGCGGGACTCCGGGAAGTGGTGGCGGCACTAGGTGTTGTGGGCACCGGCGCGGACGTCACACTTGGCAGGCGGGCGGCAACGTTCGACTGGCTGAATTCGGGGGAAATGCTGGCCAACAACCCCTGATTGGGATCTATTCCGACGGTGAAGCCATTATCCAGACTGATCGCGCAGCCGACGACGAACCCCGCGACGGCCTGGCCGGACGTCACCCCACCGCCCTCCACGCTCAGCGAGTAGTCGCCGGACAACTGCGCGGCATGCGCGAATGTCATGAGGTAGTTCGGAGTCCGGTCGCCGGCCGGGTCCACTCTGACGTCGTGCACCGCTGCCGTCAGATGAATCCCGGCACCTGATACGTCCGCACCGGGCGGCGGTTGGGCTCGGCTCAGCTCGATGCCACCGGGCCGCAGCACCACGACAGCCAGGACGGTCGCGACCACACCGGTCGCGACAACGATGAATGGAGGTCGCATACCTGATCCTGTTTCGAATCGGATGTACACCAATGGCGGCGAAATCGCTTGAACAGACCCACTTGGCTAACGACTGGCAAGCATAGCGGGATTGCGGCCCGGCACATTGAGATAGAGGGCGTGTCGCGCATCCGCAGCGCGCAGCCACAGATTTGCTGGATGATTCGAAAATTAACCCGACCCGGCCGTGCGCGCCGCTTAAGCTAACTGCGCCGCAACATGCGACAAACACTCAGGTCGACAAAATCTACGTGGTAGACGTCCAGGAGGTACGGAATGCCGAAAGCCGGTCATTGGCGTGGATCACGACCGATATTGATTGCGAGCATGTTGCCGCTTGCGGTCGTTCTCGGAACCGGAGTAGCGAACGCATCCCCGGATGACACCGCGCTGGCGCCTGCCATCCCATCGACGACAGCGGACTGGCTATCCCTGACGCAGCATGAGCCGGGGCACGGTCCTTCCCCGTTGCCGAGCCTGTTCGCTCTACTCGGCCGGTCGCCGGTCGACCTCGTACCTCCGCTCGACAGCCGCCGCGGCGATCGAGCTGTCGGCCCAGCGAATCCGCTCGTCGCCGACAGTTGGACCCGAGTCGAGACGGTGGACGCGCCGGAAACGCCGCCGGCCGTGGATCAGCAGCCGATCCAGGCCTTCTGCGAGCGCGTCCCGGTAGATCCCGACAGATGCACCGTCACCGCCGTCGACGCGGGCGTCGGTGCGGCGATCGGTGCAGGCATCGCCGCGGGAGTGTCCGCGCCCGTCGCGATAGCCGCCGGAATGGTCGGCGCGGCCGCCGGGTTCGTCGCCGGTATCCCGTTCATGCCGACCGGCTTGGTTGTCGGCCCGCTCCTCGGCGCGGCCGTCGGCGTCGCCGTCGTAGCCGGACCTGCCGCCCTGCTCGGCGCGGCGCTCGGGGCGTCGGTCGGGGCGATAGTGGGCATCACCACGCCTCTCCCGCAAGACGGCCGAACCGATGGATCCGGCGCGGCCACCACCTCGCCGAGATAAAACGCGGTCATCGATCCAGTTGTGCGTTGAGGATCCGGGCGATCTGGGCAACCGCACCCGGTTCGGTCATTGCGAGGTGGGCCGCATCGATGTCGAAAGTCGAAATCTGCCCGCGGACCACCTGCGCCCATCCCTCGTGACCCGCAGCATCGGATCGCCTTTCACGTGTCGCGGTGAAGTAGAGCATGTCGCTGTCGAATACCGCGGGCCGCCAGACGCCGGCCGCCCGGATCGCCAGGTTGTAGGCGTCGGTCAGGCGCTCGATCGTTGCGGCGTCGATGCCGAGGCTGTCCCCCAGGTGCCGTTCGATCAGGTCGGCGGCCTCCTCGGCGGTCGCATCGGGGCGCACGAAATCGACGCCCATGACCGGGCCGAGATTGCTGATCAGTTCGCCGGCCGTGACGGCGGAGAGCGTCGACTCGTCGACACCGCCCACCTCGGCGTCCAACAGTGCCAGTAGCGCAACCTGTTCACCGGCGGCGCGCATCTCGACGGCAATGGCATGGGCGATCACACCACCCAGCGACCAGCCGAGGAGGTGATAGGGGCCGTGTGGCTGAACCGCGCGAATCTCGTCGAAGTAGCGTTCGGCCATTTCTTCGATCGACGTCGGACCGGGCACCTCGCCGCCGATTTGTGGCGCCTGAAGGCCGTAGATCGGTCGACCGTCGGAGAGGTAACGGTCGAGTGTGCGGTAACACCACGACAGGCCGACGGCCGGGTGGATACAGAACAGTGGTGGTCGTTCACCGCCGGTCCGGATCGGCAGCAGCACGTCGAAGCCGACAGTCCGGTCGACGGTGGGCCCGGAGCGCATTCCGGATTCGATCCGCTTTGCCAGGTCGGCCGGGCAGGGATCCGACAGCATCCAGCTGATCGGAACCTCGTAGTCGAGTTCTTTGCGCAACTCGCTCACCACTTGCACCGACTTCAGCGAGTTACCACCCAATGTGTAGAAGTCGTCGTCGGCGCCCACCCGATCCATGCCGAGTACCGCTCCGAAGGCCCGTGCAACCTCCGCCTCCAGCCACGACGAGGGCTCCCTGAATTCCCTTAGCGCGAGCACCGGCTCCGGTAACCGCGTGCGGTCCAGCTTGCCCGACGCGGTGAGGGGCACCGTATCGAGCACCATCACCGTGGTGGGCACCATGTAGTCGGGCAGTTCGGTTGCCGCGTGCGCCATGACCACCGCGGTGTCGACAGTGGCGCCGGCGGCAGGCACCAGGTAGCCGACGAGGTGGTCCACCGCACCGGTGGAGTGCACCACAGCGATCGCCCGGGCGACGCTCGGGTGCTCGGCGAGCACTGCCTCGACTTCACCGAGTTCGATACGCAGGCCGCGCAGCTTCACCTGGAAATCGGTGCGTCCCAGGTATTCCAATTCGCCGGTGTGGCGCCAGCGCACCAAGTCGCCGGTGCGGTACAGGCGCCTGCCGTCACCGTACGGGTCGGGCACGAACCGTTCCGCGGTCAGGCCCGGACGTGACCGATAGCCGCGCGCGAGCTGGGCGCCCGCCAAGTACAGCTCCCCGGCAACACCGGGCGGTACCGGATGTAGCCGGTTGTCGAGCACATACGCCCGCGAGTTCCATACCGGTGTGCCTATCGGCATGCTCCCGCTGTCGGCCTCGGTCACCCGATGCGCGGTCGCGCACACGGTGAACTCGGTCGGCCCGTACAGATTGTGCAACTCGATCCCGGGCACTATTCGCTCCACCGCGGCCACCACCTCGGGGCCGAATGCCTCACCGCCCACCAGGAGCGTCCGCATCGACTCCAGCGACTCCGCAGGCACCGCGTCCGCAAGAACCGCCAGCATCGACGGAACGAACGCGGCGATCGTGACCCGTTGGGTGGCAATGGTTTCGGCGAGATAGGCCGGGTCGGTATGCCCGTCGGCTCGGGCGATCACCATCCGCGCCCCCATCGCCAGTGTCGCGAACAGCTCCCACACCGACATGTCGAACGTGGCCGGGGACTTCTGCAGCACCACGTCATTCGGCGTCAGTGCGTAGCTCTCGTTGACCCACCGCAGCTGGTTCACCACCGAACTATGCAATACCGCAACACCTTTCGGTCGCCCGGTCGACCCCGAAGTGAAGAGCACGTACGCGATGTTGTGCGGTCGCAGCGGTGCGAGCCGATCGGCGTCGGTGACCGGCGCGTCATCGAATCCGGACAGCTCCAGCCCATCGAGGGACGACAGCTCCAGCACCGGCGCGGCGACCGACAGCAGGTACGCGATGCGGTCGGCCGGAAGGTCCGGATCGATCGGCACGTACCCACCGCCGGCAGCGTGCACTGCGTACATGGCGGTGACTTGGTCCAGTGAACGCCGCATCCGCAGCGCCACCAACGACTCCGGCCCCACTCCACGGGAGATCAACCACCGCGCCAACCGGTATACGCGAGACGCGAATTCCGCATAGGTCAGCGACTGTTCGCCGAATGTCACCGCGGGCCGGTCCGCATGCGCCTGCACGGAGTGGGCGAAGACCGAGGCGAGCGTCTCGCCGGGAGGGAGCCCGCGATCGGTCGAATTCCA
Protein-coding sequences here:
- a CDS encoding MspA family porin, whose product is MTANLDEKTVFPYHFIFNNAALNVGQCASPVSAVPFITASVGTPVGIAQTTAYGSQFIF